The sequence below is a genomic window from Lolium perenne isolate Kyuss_39 chromosome 4, Kyuss_2.0, whole genome shotgun sequence.
TCGAATACCGAGCAAACGTCTATATGAAATATGAAATCTAGACTTACTAATCAATCAACATACAACCTAACAAAGGTATAAAAAGAACGTACGACCGCCATCCGGCCAGACTGCTTCGGTCAGTTGTATCACTGAAACTATGGTTGTGCTTGGAGTGTTTGTGCTAGCCCAATTGCGTCCGTACCGGATATATTTGGTACGCATATACAGTAACTTTTAGTATCCACCATTAATATTCGTTGCTAACGGAAACTTAACAGTTTAAATTATTTAGTGCATGTGGAAATATTTGTTGTCTTTTGGTTCATGTCTCGCATATAACTTTTAGTCTCCACTATTGATATTCAATGTTAAAAAAACTTAACGGCTCTGATTATTTAGGCATGGAAATATATGTTGTCTTTAAATAAATTCTTATGATGACACCAAATCGTGACcacaatttaaaaaaaatcatgagCGGCTAGCACATTTTGTGGCGTACTTTTCCTTTCTCTAAATAGAGTCCGACATCTACTCAGGCAAAAGGATATGCCTAGCACGTTAATTTTTAGGTGGCATTATTAAAATAATTAGGAGAGTCCATCTTCTTATTTAAAAGGGAAACTATGGCACAACTCCAAACGTGATTAGGAGAGCCCATCTTATTAAAAAAGGAAACTGTGGACACGTTCCCAAACATGTCAAACGGACCGCTATTAACCTTTCATTAAATCATAGCCACTAATTTTAGATCTAACTATTATAATAATTTAGATGTTGTGGCTTAACGTGATGGTTCTATTTAACATCCGTatattgcttttagtatataatagaatagatagatagatttaaattttaaaattttagCTTATGGATTTAAAAGACGGTTGAATTTTGtcatgtttaaaatatgaaaacttTTGATTACATTCATGCAAAATTATTGTTGGAATAGAGTATATATAAGAATCTCTTAGGAAATCGAAGCTCAACAGTTTGCAGATCTCAAATAAAAGTGCTGTAAATTGACACAACGGTTCTTTACAGATCCTCCATATGACCAAAACCTACACACACACACCCTGCCTATACTACTGTACCACTGAACAATGGAGTGCTACTGTAAACATCCATGAGCCGGCCCTCCTCTCCCAGCGAACGAGCTTGACCCGCCGCCTAGTTCGTGTCCTTGTGGGCGCGCGCGCGGCGGCCGCGCGTGGAGCCGACCTCATCATCTCGAAGCAGGTCAGGCAGTTTCACTGTGTGCCCACTTCATCACCACCCCCACATTCTAAAGCGACGCTTTATTGCCTCTCACCTACAACGGCCGGCGTATCCATTCTTTCAATACCACTATCACCACATCATGGGGCTGTCAGTCACTGACATCAACCCCATGGACTACGTACGTCACATTGACAGTAGCTTTGCTCCTCTCTCGTACTTCACTTCACTCACTTGGAGCTGCCCAGCTGCTCGATCGGCCTCCCTTGGCTACGCACGCGCGCGTGGAGCCAAAACACGGcgtgcgcgccaaatcatccgtcGATTTCTGTCGCTCAGAAGCAGAGCCTCTTCCTGCACATGgcgccgccgccgtggccgccgaacGGCGCCTGCGCGTCTCGCCCGGACATTGGGAGCAGCTCCGCCACGACGTCCCAGACCAGGTCCTGCAGGATGGCGCGCTCCAGCGCGGCGCCGACCAGGCCGGCCTCCCACCGCTCCTCGCCGGCGCCCTGGCCCCAGACCTCCCCAACGCTCTCCACCATGGCGCGGCTCCGCCCTGAAGCATGGAGACCCCAACGCCGCCGGTGCCGCCAGCTTTCCGTCTCCGACACCGACGGCGTCCAACGCGGCATTCCCTCGATGGCCGCCACCGGCGCCGGGTGGTGGTACATGGCCACGGCGTGCAGCTCGTTGCAGTATTGCTTGATCTTGCAGTAGTCTCCTGCACAAGTCATAGCCACGCGTGTTACCATGATGATGCATGCTGCATATTTTTCACGATTATTCATGCCAAAGTTGACGTGGCACGTAAACCCCTAAACTTAAATTAATTAATCTGGAGACATTAACAAGATGCAGACATGCAGTATTGCAGAAACTGTATAGTGCGACAGTGCTGTGTGCGTACCCGAGAAAACGAGAGTCCGGGAGGGCTTCACGATCCTGGATCCGAGGGCCTCGTTGCCGCAACTGGGCTTGCTATCTGCTTCGAGATGCGTGCACGGAGACGACCGCTTCCTGCATGGGAACCTCGGCGAAGTGATGGCGTCCAGCACCGAGTTCGGGCTCGGATACTGCGCACCCTCGGCTCGCGGCTTCTGCTGCTGCAGCGGCGGCGACGCCTCGCCAAGGGCGTCCTCGCAACCCTCCCCCGCAGTAGCCGCGGGGACGTCGGCCGCGGCGGCCGAGCGCATCTCAGCGGCGCGGACGGCCGCGATGATCCGGCGCAGCGTCTGGAGGTCGTCGTCGCACTTCTCCAGCGCGCCCAGCAGCCTGCGCCGCTTCTCCGCGGCCATCTCCGgcggagggggaggaggagggcgcGTCGGGAGCGGCCGCGGCCGCGGCGTCGTTGCGGGAGAAGGCGGCGCTGACTCCTCCAGACCCATGAGGCGCGCGACGATGGCCGGAGGCGGCGGCCTGGGGCTGTCGCAGCTCACCCGGCGGTACTCCGGCGCGATCGTCGGGCTCCGGGGCGCCTCGCACGAACGCCGCCGCCGGACTCCCGTCGGTGGCTGCAGCAGCGGCTTTGGCTTCGGCTTTGGTGCGGCCTGCGTTGGTGGTGCTGTCGGTTTCTTCATGGccggcggtggagacggtggtcgCGAGGAGGCCTCTGGCGTGGCGTTCTTGGCGGTGAGGCGCTTCCGGTGGCGGTGGTACGGggagaggaggcggaggaggccggccatGCACCCCATGCTCCGGCGGGGCCCGGTGGCggacgcggaggaggaggaggaccgacATTGCGCGGACTCCGTCGGCTGCATCGCTTCTTGATCTTGACTCGTCGGTGCCAGTCCAGGGCGGGCGAGAAGTAGCGAAACTCGCGTGCTGTGTTAGCGTGGGTGGCATTATAATTGGTGGAGGTCAGACTCGCGTGGCGCGCGCAATGACCATGTCACCCCGATACTCGTCGGCAACCGTTGTCACAATACAAAGGACAGTTCCGGTATTTTACAAACGAGCTAAGCTGCACTCTGCTGCAGAAGTGTGGAAGCTAGCTCAGCTCTCCTCAGCCACTTTGCTCGGTAGCAGGCGGCAGCGTGCAGCTGCTAGCTGCTTCGTTGCGGCAGACAGGCAGCTTAATTAACCTGAGTACCATGACAGGCAAGTACGATGTGTCACGGGTACAGTTTATCTTGCCTTAAAACAGTGTGGGGATCAACGAATAATGAGCTCAATTATCATCCATCTCGAGGTAGAACAAACAGCTTCGAAATGATAATCTTGTGCGCAGGATTTTGGTCGGTGTATTTTGGGGGTGAGTGGTGCTCGGCGCAGGCGCATCACGTGGTAAAGGGGTGTGTAGACAGCAGGTTCAGTAGATCGAGTTTTCCAGCACCATGATGATGAAACACGCATCTCTGCATTTGTTTTTCCGTTGCTTTAGCTTCAAGTTTACACCTCCGGTAAGTATACTAAAGTCACAAGATACGACCCAGATCCAGCTGTGCAATATATGAATCCAAACCAAAGGAATTTTTCTCAGGATGCTTGATTATGCAGCTATTTCCTCTTTCTGGTGTTGGATTACCTTGAGAGTGTTTAATTATCGTAATCAATAGCATAGATGCACTAGCACACTTAACCATACACATTAGATTAAGCAGATCTGAATGTGAAACAAAACTATTATAGCACGAGTGCATAGCAACCTGGAAGTCGCTACAATAACAACATCACCATGGTTGTTGATGTAGCCCACGGTGTTATCCAAGTAGCTAGATCTATCGAGGAAGCAGACGAACCGGCGAGGGAGGCCTCGAACAATAGCGAGCAGTCGGGCCGAGAAGCTCTCAAAAACCTCATCGACCATCTCTTGTGCAGGATCGCGACAGGCGGGGTTTCAGAGATTTGCTCTCTCGGACGGCCATGCACGCAGTCGCGGGGATGGGTAGATCCAATGCCAGAGAGACATAAGGAAGTGGAGAACTCTAGATATGTTATGTCTTTGTCTCCTGGTATAGTCTAGGAGGAGAGGCACCGACCGAAAACGCCACGCGTTGGAAGACATGGACACACGTCGAGTATGCACATGCAAGCCGACACGTACCCAACCTAGGTGGTGCACCATGCAAAAATTTAATATTCCACAAAACGGGTTTCAAACTTGATTCACGTGACGCGCGATACATGGCAAGGCGAGCGACGACGGAGGAGTGCGCGTGAAtttcttctcttttgtttttttTCCGAAACACAGTACAACGTAGTCGTTCACAAATACGCACATATACTCACTCCTATGaatgcacacacgcacaccctacccctatgagaacCTCCGAGAGATTGAGTCCTAGAAACTGATGTCtgacgggtcttgagattgacgaaattACCACAGGTTCCTCGTTATCGATGGAATGTCGCCTCCCATTGAAAGAATAATTCTCGCCTTCAtaagacaccaaagtgtcaaacctgggtctgaactctggtgggctaaaGGTGCCATTGCCCTCCTAATCACATAACCAAAGGTTGGTTCTCATAAATTTCTTCTCTTCCCTCTCACTTACAAAAGCTAGAACAATAATTCTTATAAGCTGCTCCAACTCTCTCTCAACTCGTAATATGAGATTAAATTTTGTCTTCCGCACCTGTCAAGCTGCCACTAAGATGGGTCTTTCAAAATTTGTAGGCTACATGGACTAACTTAAGCTGCAGCCCATACAATCCAACAAATGAAATTACTGTCCAGCTCTCGTAACATTGCAAATTTGTTGTTTGATCTTTTTGTTTAATGGTGTGATTGTTTAAGGCCTTTGGCTCAGTGAGAGAAGGGAGGCGTGCAGAAGAGGTACGAACGCGGCATGGACATGAAGGCATGCAGTAGCAGCAGCAGTAGCACGGCAGGCTGAGGCGAATCGAATGCATGGTAGGTACATCGTGTAAAAAAGCAAAAGAGGCCATGCATGCAGAAAAGAAAAGGCTCCAGCCTCCATTCATCACTCCGAGGTGGAACGGAACGGATCCTAGGCTCTTTGGGAGACACCACCACGTGGCGCCACATTGCCACGCTGTGCAGGCGCAGTAGCTCGATGCACAAGTGTAGTCGACACACCAGTCTATACCACTGTGCCGGCGCTACTACGAACGAGCGATCACTGCTGCACTCTCTGTCTCCGTTGCCGCGGCGCGAGGCGAGATCGCGCTTCTGAAATCTGAATGATTCGAAGAAGCTGAGCAGTACGTATAGGACCCGTGGGGATcttgatgaattttatatggaGCTGATAGAAGCTAGTGGCAGTAGCAGGCAAAGCAGCAACAGTGGCTTGCGCCGGGCACGGCGGCGCGCGCACCTAGCCGCATCGTCTTGCGCCGCGGCCGGTGGCGCGGGGACGGGCCGGGAAGAATACGATGCTAACGGAAGCCTTCGTCCCCAGCTGCGTCGTGTCTAGGGATACGAGCGTGCCGACTGCTAGCTTTGCCCTGACACTGCGTGCATCCATGGAGGCAGCGCTGTCAGCTAGCGTTCGGTGGTAACGGCCCGGTTAGCGGAGCAGACGACGTGCGTGTCGGAGATCGAGCGGCCTGCCCTGCCCAAATGATGCCTGAGCTTCGTAATCAGAGAAGCTGGCGCTAATCGTTGTCTGATAGCGGTGCAGACGATTTTTCCAAGACACGGGTGTCACCTAATCCCTCACTTCACAACTACTACCTCGCGATTCTAGGTTAAagttaaaatctgaaaattttaattaagaataaaAGGATATTAGCGTTCATAATATCAACTGCTTGGCAATATTAACATTCCATACAATAAATTTTATAATTTAGATTTTGATGTTTTTTCCTACATATTTAATTAAGCTTTATAAAATTTAACTTTGACTAAACCCAGAGTGACTACATGGAACATGTTTCGGTGGATGCCATCCGAACCGTTGGATCTACAACAAGCCCATCGGTACCATCAACCCGCTAGATAACTATTATCTCCATTCCAAACTAAATGTCATATCTTTGGTCTGATTTGGTCTATGTGTGATGAAACTAGACACATTTTTAGAGAGACGAAGCAAGAAACAAGTGGCAGTGTGGTCATCTCTATATCCTCTATAATTTCATCTGTGTCATTCTAAACAAATGATAAGTAGGTAATGACAATTAGTACAAAATATCCTAACTTTTATTGAGGCCAGCATATGTTACTAGTTTATGTtattaccttcatagtgggtagaaACTTACATGTGGATTCATGCATTGTGACATAGTAACAtgcttactactctatgttactacctttatAGTAGTTACTAACATTAAAATGGTATCATAGATGACTTTATTAATTAGTTTTAGACTCATTTCAAGGTGGCAATTTTCCCCGTGGGCTCGGGCAGCGGGTACCCGAAACACTAGCGGGACGGGATGGGGGCAAATGCCCCCCGTGTGGGTACCCAACAGATACCTGGGACTCCACCTGTCAATCAAAGTTACCCTACAATATATAGAGAAAAACCTAGTCTGCAACCCGCACCTGCTCGACCCCACCCCTCTTTCCCCCTCGCTCGAGCCGCTACAAACCTCTTATCCCCAATTCAAATGCGGGACAATGAACCATGAGCCCTCGACTCACACCGGCAGTCGTCGGCACCTCCGGCTGGCCACCCTTCCTCCTGGTCTCCGACATCAAGGAAGGAGGATCCGTCATCATCTCGAGCGCACGCCAGCAACAGGGGACGCAAGAATCGCCCCGCATCGACATCGACGAGCGGCAGCATTGCACCGCGCACCTCATCCCCGGTGACGCACCGCACCACCTCCCCGTCGGCGTCACCTTGAATCACCTAGCTTGTCATCGGCCCCGTGCCGCATCAACTCGACCTTGGGCTTCGGGGTGGAGGTCCCCGTGGATACCCAGCGGGTATCGGGTACCTGGTCTTGGCGGGGACGCCCCCCTCCGATAGGCTAGCAGGGATTGGCGGGGATGGGGACTGGTGGGGATCGGGGCGAGGACGGTGGAGTCATCCATGTCCCCGTCACCACCTTAAGACTCACTATATCTTGGAAAGTGTGATGTTAGATGTGGTGACCcaccataccactgcatgttgtagtatacaagtcgctgatatgatcttcatgaagggacttcttcataaatatcacatcccttagagtggtacaacagaaatattgtaggtcataacactccagattatattacaaacatggtcttaacaagttggtattctcacaggtccgatgagaacacctaAAGATACTAATATAAAATTTGTACAACTCAACATCAAGTTCAAACTGAGCTCAAAAACTTATTTAATTATgccactacgctgctcggctctaagtTGTCTAGGGTAAGACACTACTCCTCCGCCTCATTGTTGTTagctccgtagactatcccatagtccacgCGTTCCACTCCTCCGAATAGAtcgggttcctcgtagaccagttcGTAGCCTCCTTCCAGTGCTCCGTCGTTGGCCTCCACTTCATTGTCACGGTCTAGAAAGAGTGTCGAACGAAAGTAAGTAAagaggtactcaacaagttcaaaagagaaaaaggtgtatgatgcactagctacgaccattgatcagaaaatctcaggtcaatgcatgtttcatGGTTAACGCAACCATTATCACTAGTCCGTTGATATGCGAGagagaaaagatacagctgacttctcgagagccattatagatctcatggttaacgtgaAATATACgtcgctagaatcactagacgacattggTGATTAGTTCTAAATGATTAGAacctttgcaatggaacctccaccatcaacacataccatggttccattgccagccgcatagtcatattcataattggaaaagtaacattttattttcaatgcaggagtgataagtatatagctttgcgagTAAATTGATAGAACATAATCAATATGGCATGAGAAAGAgtgaacttgcctggtgactacgagatagtgcagttcgatGCGTtgtatggaacctggacctcgggttctgtaaagaagcatcattgtccggtaaggacaatgttataaaatccaaatgatgTATGCATGGGTGCATTCTTTTATGTTGAATCTCTTTCCCCGAATTACTTGTTAAATTTGGATGATTAAGATTTAATTAGAATATTTATGCCTTAGGCAGTAATTTATAATCCTTTTATATGATTGATAAAAGAAAAAGTTTAGGATTAATAGAATTTCCTTTGGAAATATTAACCTTAATTAAAAaggttaataataaaagaatattCCTCTTTTTGGAAATACGGAATTTTGGGAATATTAAAGTTATAGTGACATTCTCCTTGAATTTATACATTCAAGAAAATTACAAATTTGAATTTCCATTTTTAAATTCATATCCAAAATTCTTAAATTTGAATTCGCTTTGTTtattgcatttcatattttattttggttAAGGAATATTTTATATGAGTGTTTTatatttttcttgaatttttggaGGTTTACATAATTTGTTTGGAATTTTACAAAATTTAGGGGTTATTTGAAATAGTGAAATTATTTAAATACCCCTGGCCCATTTAAACCAGCCACTTGTGCTCATTTGGGTCGGCCCATTTGGCCGAGCCAAACCCCCTCGATGGGATCCGACCCACCcactcatctctctctctctctctctctctctctctctctctctctctctctctcgtagcCTAACCCTAACACGCAGGCGACTACGAGGCGATggagtcgccgccatggccgccgccacgctccggccaactccggttgcccctgacctcgccaccgacACCGCCTGAACCACCGTGCGGAGATATACTGATCTGTCCGCGCGGATTCACCGAATCCTTCCTCCTCCGCCAGATCGCCACCCTGCTAGATCTGGGAGTAAATCGCCTCCGGAGATTGGTGGTCTCCGGTGAGCCGTGGACCTCGTCGTCGATGCTAGAGCTTGTGCCATCATCCCCGGGTGTTGTAAAGAGGTACATGCAACCATTATCACTAGTCCGTTGatatgcgagagggaaaagatacagctgacttctcgagagccattatagatctcatggttaacgcgaaatgtacgtcgctagaatcactagacggcattggtgattagtTCTAAATGATTAGAacctttgcaatggaacctccaccatcaacacataccatggttccattgccagccgcatagtcatattcataattggaaaagtaacattttattttcaatgcaggagtgataagtatatagctttgcgaaTAAATTGATAGAACATAATCAATATGGCATGAGAAAGAgtgaacttgcctggtgactacgagatagtgcagttcgatACGTTGTATAGAACCTGGACCTCGGAttctgtaaagaagcatcattgtccggtaaggacaatgttataaaatccaaatgatgTATGCATGGGTGCATTCTTTTATGTTGAATCTCTTTCCCCGAATTACTTGTTAAATTTGGATGATTAAGATTTAATTAGAATATTTATGCCTTAGGCAGTAATTTATAATCCTTTTGTATGATTTTCTGATAAAAGAAAAAGTTTAGGATTAATAGAATTTCCTTTGGAAATATTAACCTTAATTAAAAAGGTTAATAGTAAAATAATATTCCTCTTTTTGGAAATATGGAATTTTGGGAATATTAAAGTTATAGTGACATTCTCCTTGAATTTATACATTCAAGAAAATTACAAATTTGAATTTCCATTTTTAAATTCATATCCAAAATTCTTAAATTTGAATTCTCTTTGTTtattgcatttcatattttattttggttAAGGAATATTTTATATGAGTGTTTTatatttttcttgaatttttggaGGTTTAAATAATTTGTTTGGAATTTTAAAAAATTTAGGGGTTATTTGAAATAGTGAAATTATTTAAATACCCCTGGCCCATTTAAACCAGCCACTTGTGCTCATTT
It includes:
- the LOC127295527 gene encoding uncharacterized protein, with protein sequence MQPTESAQCRSSSSSASATGPRRSMGCMAGLLRLLSPYHRHRKRLTAKNATPEASSRPPSPPPAMKKPTAPPTQAAPKPKPKPLLQPPTGVRRRRSCEAPRSPTIAPEYRRVSCDSPRPPPPAIVARLMGLEESAPPSPATTPRPRPLPTRPPPPPPPEMAAEKRRRLLGALEKCDDDLQTLRRIIAAVRAAEMRSAAAADVPAATAGEGCEDALGEASPPLQQQKPRAEGAQYPSPNSVLDAITSPRFPCRKRSSPCTHLEADSKPSCGNEALGSRIVKPSRTLVFSGDYCKIKQYCNELHAVAMYHHPAPVAAIEGMPRWTPSVSETESWRHRRRWGLHASGRSRAMVESVGEVWGQGAGEERWEAGLVGAALERAILQDLVWDVVAELLPMSGRDAQAPFGGHGGGAMCRKRLCF